A genomic window from Diospyros lotus cultivar Yz01 chromosome 2, ASM1463336v1, whole genome shotgun sequence includes:
- the LOC127794116 gene encoding 23 kDa jasmonate-induced protein-like: MAPNLLKVSSICLIQSVKRATLRFVKSHDFHGRIGAIPYPQEIPGGQWAEFVHSGYVGKPPGSIGAVVYRFPNPSGKDCDWMMSWSNKYGDTSRKVYTEINVQGHYDNDAVWPEILRKLNKGTKHSEARWAKWSATVDEVPNEDCDEFAIFQGIIQANPNDSS; the protein is encoded by the exons ATGGCGCCGAATCTGCTAAAGGTCTCCAGTATATGTCTGATTCAAAGTGTAAAGAGGGCCACTCTAAGATTTGTGAAGTCCCATGACTTCCATGGCCGGATCGGAGCAATCCCGTACCCTCAGGAGATTCCAGGTGGCCAGTGGGCAGAATTCGTGCACTCCGGCTACGTTGGAAAGCCCCCTGGATCTATTGGCGCTGTCGTCTATCGTTTCCCGAATCCCTCCGGGAAAGACTGTGATTGGATGATGTCTTGGTCCAACAAATATGGGGATACCTCACGCAAG gTTTATACTGAGATCAACGTACAAGGCCATTACGACAATGATGCTGTTTGGCCGGAAATTCTAAGAAAATTGAACAAGGGTACTAAGCACAGCGAGGCACGCTGGGCGAAGTGGTCAGCCACTGTCGATGAGGTGCCAAATGAAGACTGCGATGAATTTGCCATATTCCAGGGAATAATTCAAGCAAACCCGAACGATTCGTCTTAG